Proteins encoded in a region of the Coprobacter tertius genome:
- a CDS encoding nucleotidyltransferase, whose product MKPTLFVLAAGMGSRYGGLKQIDGLGPNGETIMDYSIFDAIRGGFGKVVFVIRHTFEKDFREKILPKYENIIPVELVYQELDYLPEGFTLNPDRVKPWGTNHAVLMGKDVIKEPFAVINADDFYGRDSFAVLGKYLSRLEGEKNHYCMVGYRIGNTLSESGAVARGICAKDENDFLTTVVERTHIERIDGKVMFKEGETWTEVDENTPVSMNMWGFTPDYFKYSEDYFVQFLKDNADNIKAEYFIPLMVNYLIQNKMATVKVLDTTSKWFGVTYAQDRPSVVAKINELVAAGEYPEKLF is encoded by the coding sequence ATGAAACCGACACTTTTTGTCCTGGCTGCTGGTATGGGGAGCCGATATGGCGGATTGAAGCAGATCGACGGGTTGGGTCCCAATGGTGAAACAATCATGGATTATTCTATTTTCGATGCCATACGTGGTGGTTTTGGTAAAGTTGTATTTGTCATTCGCCATACTTTCGAAAAAGATTTCAGAGAAAAAATTCTTCCTAAATACGAGAATATCATTCCCGTTGAACTGGTATATCAAGAACTCGATTATTTACCTGAAGGTTTCACTCTTAATCCCGATCGGGTAAAACCCTGGGGAACCAATCATGCTGTACTCATGGGAAAAGATGTTATAAAAGAACCTTTTGCCGTGATAAATGCCGATGACTTCTACGGTCGTGACAGTTTTGCCGTTTTGGGTAAATATCTTTCCCGTCTCGAAGGAGAAAAGAATCATTATTGCATGGTCGGTTATCGTATTGGCAATACATTGTCCGAAAGCGGAGCCGTAGCGCGCGGTATCTGTGCAAAAGACGAAAATGATTTTCTGACTACCGTTGTAGAACGTACCCATATCGAACGTATCGATGGTAAAGTCATGTTTAAAGAAGGAGAAACTTGGACGGAGGTCGATGAAAATACTCCCGTATCGATGAATATGTGGGGATTTACACCCGACTATTTTAAATATTCCGAAGATTATTTCGTCCAATTTCTCAAAGATAATGCCGACAATATCAAAGCGGAATATTTTATTCCATTGATGGTAAATTATCTTATTCAAAATAAGATGGCTACTGTAAAAGTATTGGATACTACTTCTAAATGGTTTGGAGTTACTTATGCTCAAGACCGTCCTTCGGTTGTCGCTAAAATAAACGAATTGGTTGCAGCAGGCGAATATCCGGAAAAATTGTTCTGA